The Sporosarcina sp. Marseille-Q4943 genome includes the window CTACCGCTAAGAATAGCATCGTGCCATAAGTTGCAATCATGGAAACAACAGTTCTTCGTATTAGTGTCGAGAACATGACGCCAATACTACCGATGGCTAGCAATGTAACGAACAGGAAGAGGAATATCTTTATGAAATCGCCAGGGGAAATCCCCCCGAACAGAAAGACTAAACTGTAAACAGGAAGACCTGCCACAATGAGCAACAATAGAAAGGCCACTGATGATAGCATCTTGCCCGAAATGATTTGAAAAGAGCTTTGTGATGTCGTCAACAAAATCGGCAATGTCTGCTTTTCCCTTTCCGAGCTGATCGCCCCTGCTGTCAAGCCAGGAGCCGTAAACAATACGAGCCCTAGTTGGATATAGGAAAGGAATGCGAATAGGACAAAGCTTTGGCTTGGCCTGAAGTAGGAAGTCCCTGTCAAATTGACATTTAAAAATATATAACCGAAGACGAAAATGCACATTGCTAACAGAAAGAAAAGGATTCCATTAAAGCCTTTAAATGAGCGGAATCTCAGCTTCAATTCCTTAAAGAGAACCGGGTTATTAATATTCATTGTCAGTCG containing:
- a CDS encoding ABC transporter permease; translated protein: MNINNPVLFKELKLRFRSFKGFNGILFFLLAMCIFVFGYIFLNVNLTGTSYFRPSQSFVLFAFLSYIQLGLVLFTAPGLTAGAISSEREKQTLPILLTTSQSSFQIISGKMLSSVAFLLLLIVAGLPVYSLVFLFGGISPGDFIKIFLFLFVTLLAIGSIGVMFSTLIRRTVVSMIATYGTMLFLAVVTGFLLIIVIQMKAFNHMGTLGTPVTSPSYLGQFLASINPAVLFATFLSPELDRSIAEMTNIDFPIWAGYLIFYGIITVLALFIAVKKLRVNMKRLK